A genome region from Micromonospora peucetia includes the following:
- a CDS encoding cation:proton antiporter regulatory subunit, whose product MHFDGRRDLVLYDPTEPERAKHTLTLEGTEPRTIAELLGLPLVMDHLTELTPPLEGVETVRMPVPAQSPYVGRRIGDTRARTRTGASIVAVVRGDRVIPSPDVDFTIQSGDSLVVVGGGASLVKLREMFTNG is encoded by the coding sequence GTGCACTTCGACGGCCGACGCGACCTCGTGCTCTACGACCCCACTGAGCCCGAACGGGCCAAGCACACGTTGACGCTGGAGGGCACGGAGCCGCGGACGATCGCCGAACTGCTCGGTCTGCCTCTGGTCATGGATCACCTGACGGAGCTGACTCCGCCGTTGGAAGGCGTCGAGACCGTACGTATGCCGGTCCCCGCCCAGTCGCCGTATGTCGGCCGCCGGATCGGTGACACGCGTGCGCGGACCCGCACCGGCGCCTCGATCGTCGCGGTGGTCCGGGGCGATCGCGTGATCCCGTCGCCGGATGTCGACTTCACCATCCAGTCCGGTGATTCGCTGGTGGTCGTCGGCGGCGGTGCCAGCCTCGTCAAACTCCGTGAGATGTTCACGAACGGCTGA
- a CDS encoding TetR family transcriptional regulator C-terminal domain-containing protein, whose protein sequence is MGQTFHAQLEDLQISDRTIPPGRRLAECLGQFLPGDDSQTVELEAWLTAHAAAVGPARTEQAATLLASMTQHARDRVDDWLATIESEGALRHPDRQRCATMLLALLDGLCLDLLTPGSPTIVPLAHDILAEAIDGMVIRQQVGTRGRCRSAWPADRIGRPASWRSPARLWTPWLPESQFPLVDNSERPQVESTDLRRWDLRGQYRGFCSSWTRFVYRRAVRFPGRQGVSVNFLSFYYVAIKVNLSIRSGGSEWSNQDKGATLETNPTLVCGGQPGARAGRHRSGGRRGEAEHRRKERQHHHHRPHQ, encoded by the coding sequence GTGGGTCAGACCTTCCACGCCCAACTGGAGGACCTGCAAATCAGCGACCGCACCATCCCGCCGGGCCGGCGGCTCGCCGAGTGCCTTGGGCAGTTCCTGCCGGGCGACGACAGTCAGACCGTCGAACTGGAAGCCTGGCTCACCGCCCACGCCGCCGCTGTCGGGCCGGCCCGCACCGAACAGGCGGCAACCCTGTTGGCCTCCATGACGCAGCATGCCCGCGACCGGGTGGACGACTGGCTGGCCACGATCGAGTCCGAAGGAGCACTCCGCCACCCCGACCGGCAGCGCTGCGCCACGATGCTGCTCGCCCTGCTCGACGGCCTCTGCCTGGACCTGCTCACCCCCGGCTCGCCCACCATCGTCCCGCTCGCCCACGACATCCTCGCCGAAGCGATCGACGGCATGGTGATCCGGCAGCAAGTGGGCACGCGGGGCCGGTGCCGGTCGGCCTGGCCCGCTGACCGGATCGGCCGGCCCGCCTCGTGGCGGTCGCCGGCTCGCCTGTGGACGCCGTGGCTGCCCGAATCGCAATTCCCACTTGTCGACAACAGTGAGCGTCCTCAAGTCGAGAGCACGGATTTGCGGCGGTGGGATTTGCGCGGCCAATATCGAGGCTTCTGTTCGAGCTGGACACGTTTTGTTTATCGCCGCGCTGTTCGCTTTCCCGGTCGTCAAGGAGTCAGTGTCAATTTCCTGTCATTCTATTACGTTGCGATCAAAGTGAATCTGTCGATACGTTCCGGTGGCTCCGAATGGAGCAACCAGGACAAGGGGGCAACACTTGAAACCAACCCTACGTTGGTCTGCGGCGGCCAGCCTGGCGCTCGCGCTGGTCGTCACCGCTCCGGCGGTCGCCGAGGCGAAGCCGAACACCGCCGAAAGGAACGGCAACACCACCACCATCGCCCGCACCAGTGA
- a CDS encoding type I restriction enzyme subunit R domain-containing protein: protein MSRTARDPEEWKEYTPDRNELERITARFNDPADPLKIIIVTAKLLIGFDAPILYAQYLDKPLKEHNLLQAITRTNRVYPPNKTHGLIVDYLGIFDDVAKAFAFDEKSVQQVISNT from the coding sequence ATGAGCCGCACCGCCCGTGACCCGGAGGAGTGGAAGGAGTACACCCCGGACCGGAACGAGTTGGAGCGCATCACCGCCCGGTTCAACGACCCGGCCGACCCTCTAAAGATCATCATTGTGACGGCGAAGCTGCTTATTGGGTTCGACGCGCCGATCCTGTACGCGCAGTACCTCGACAAGCCGCTCAAGGAGCACAACCTGCTCCAGGCGATCACCCGCACCAACCGCGTCTACCCGCCGAACAAAACGCACGGGCTGATCGTCGACTACCTGGGCATCTTCGACGACGTCGCCAAGGCGTTCGCCTTCGATGAGAAGAGCGTCCAGCAGGTCATCAGCAACACGTAA
- a CDS encoding helix-turn-helix domain-containing protein: protein MTSVDEPIGRRVARWRVRRRMTQQMFADRLGRSKSWVDKTERGVRPLDRYPVIREVAGVLRVDPLVLLGEHRPSPSTMVGPLDGVDAVRGALARYDDHPATVCVAETGRQVAYAWLTFQHAHYAQVVRLLPRLLGAAQGMRAAEPELLVQAYRITSSVLVKLGEADLGWLAADRAMAVASADPALAGAAAVSVGQALRALGRDRLALVATTAAARRVGSASEAVHGTLLLQAALAAAGCGDAGRAGELTDRAAGLAAGIAADDPHRTAFGSAAVALARVVVAVESGDAGEAVLRHEQVVRREAWRRLPVEYRAAYLVDAARAYLQLGDLRGAGRVLVDADGLAPAEVRCRPAARTVLAELARAHPAPAGVARLATLVGLTR, encoded by the coding sequence GTGACCAGCGTTGACGAGCCGATCGGTCGCCGCGTGGCACGCTGGCGGGTGCGGCGGCGGATGACCCAGCAGATGTTCGCCGACCGGCTCGGCAGGTCGAAGAGTTGGGTGGACAAGACCGAGCGGGGTGTCCGGCCGCTGGACCGGTATCCGGTGATCCGGGAGGTCGCCGGGGTGCTGCGGGTCGATCCGTTGGTGTTGCTCGGCGAGCACCGGCCGTCACCGTCGACAATGGTCGGCCCGCTCGACGGGGTGGACGCGGTGCGGGGGGCGCTCGCCCGCTACGACGACCACCCGGCGACGGTGTGCGTGGCGGAGACGGGCCGGCAGGTCGCGTACGCCTGGCTGACCTTTCAGCACGCGCACTACGCCCAGGTGGTGCGGCTGCTGCCGAGGTTGCTGGGCGCGGCGCAGGGGATGCGGGCGGCGGAGCCGGAGCTGTTGGTGCAGGCGTACCGGATCACGTCTTCGGTGTTGGTGAAGCTCGGCGAGGCCGACCTGGGGTGGCTGGCCGCGGACCGGGCGATGGCGGTGGCCAGCGCGGATCCGGCGCTGGCGGGGGCGGCGGCCGTGTCGGTGGGGCAGGCGCTGCGGGCGCTGGGCCGTGACCGGTTGGCGCTGGTGGCGACGACGGCCGCCGCGCGTCGCGTCGGGTCCGCGTCGGAGGCGGTGCACGGGACGCTGCTGCTCCAGGCGGCCCTGGCCGCCGCCGGCTGCGGCGACGCCGGGCGGGCCGGGGAGCTGACGGACCGGGCGGCGGGGCTCGCCGCCGGGATCGCGGCCGACGACCCGCACCGGACCGCGTTCGGGTCGGCCGCCGTCGCGCTGGCCCGGGTGGTGGTGGCGGTCGAGTCGGGCGACGCCGGGGAGGCGGTCCTCCGGCACGAGCAGGTGGTACGGCGGGAGGCGTGGCGGCGGTTGCCGGTTGAATACCGGGCGGCGTACCTGGTGGACGCCGCGCGGGCGTACCTCCAACTCGGTGACCTGCGTGGGGCCGGGCGGGTGCTGGTGGACGCGGACGGGCTCGCGCCGGCGGAGGTTCGGTGCCGGCCGGCGGCGCGTACGGTGCTGGCCGAGTTGGCGCGGGCGCACCCGGCACCGGCCGGCGTGGCACGGCTGGCGACGCTGGTGGGCCTGACCCGTTGA
- a CDS encoding Cmx/CmrA family chloramphenicol efflux MFS transporter, protein MPLPLYLLAVAVFAMGTSEFMLAGLLPDIASDLGVTVGAAGLLTSAFAVGMVVGAPLMAGLARNWPRRSSLLGFVLVFLAAHVVGATTSDFSILLATRVVAALANAGFLAVALTTATMLVSPDRRGRALAVLLSGTTIATIAGVPGGAVLGTLLDWRATFWAVAALCLPAAVGILRGVPARVGQNDENVGPALRTELAQLRRPRLILVMLLGALVNAATFGSFTFLAPIVTETAGLGEWWISVVLVLFGAGSLVGVTIAGRLSDQRPGLIIAVGGPLLLIGWLALAVLAENPAALLVLVFVQGALSFALGSTLITRVLYEAVGAPTMAGSYATAALNVGAAVGPLIAATTLSTTLGERGPLWASGLLVATALLVAAPLRTVVATGRRVQ, encoded by the coding sequence ATGCCTCTTCCGCTGTATCTGCTTGCCGTGGCGGTCTTCGCCATGGGCACCTCGGAGTTCATGCTCGCCGGCCTCCTGCCGGACATCGCCTCAGACCTCGGCGTGACCGTCGGGGCGGCAGGCCTGCTCACCTCGGCCTTCGCGGTCGGAATGGTCGTCGGTGCCCCGCTGATGGCGGGGCTCGCCCGCAACTGGCCTCGACGGTCCAGCCTCCTCGGGTTCGTCCTGGTGTTCCTGGCAGCCCACGTCGTGGGTGCCACCACCTCGGATTTCTCGATTCTGCTCGCGACCCGGGTGGTCGCGGCGCTTGCGAACGCGGGGTTCCTCGCCGTGGCCCTGACGACTGCCACCATGCTGGTCTCTCCCGACCGGAGGGGACGTGCGCTCGCCGTGCTGCTGTCAGGCACGACGATCGCCACGATCGCCGGGGTTCCCGGGGGAGCGGTACTCGGCACGTTGCTCGACTGGCGGGCCACCTTCTGGGCCGTCGCCGCCCTCTGCCTGCCCGCGGCTGTCGGCATCCTCAGAGGAGTCCCGGCGCGCGTTGGGCAGAACGACGAAAATGTTGGACCGGCCCTGCGAACGGAGCTCGCACAACTCAGACGTCCACGGCTGATCCTGGTCATGCTGCTCGGTGCGCTGGTGAACGCGGCCACCTTCGGAAGCTTCACCTTCCTCGCCCCGATCGTGACCGAAACCGCCGGGCTGGGCGAGTGGTGGATCTCCGTCGTTCTGGTGCTCTTCGGCGCCGGTTCCCTCGTCGGCGTCACCATCGCGGGACGGCTGTCCGACCAGCGCCCAGGCCTGATCATCGCCGTCGGCGGTCCGTTGCTGCTCATCGGCTGGCTGGCACTGGCGGTGCTGGCCGAGAACCCGGCCGCCCTGCTCGTCCTGGTGTTCGTACAGGGGGCGCTGTCGTTCGCGTTGGGCAGCACGTTGATCACGAGGGTTCTGTACGAGGCGGTCGGAGCACCCACCATGGCCGGCTCGTACGCGACTGCGGCACTCAACGTCGGTGCCGCCGTCGGGCCACTCATCGCCGCGACCACCCTCAGCACCACCCTCGGAGAGCGTGGACCGCTGTGGGCAAGCGGTCTGCTCGTCGCGACCGCACTGCTCGTCGCGGCCCCGCTCCGTACCGTGGTCGCGACTGGTAGAAGGGTCCAGTGA
- a CDS encoding trypsin-like serine peptidase encodes MALALVVTAPAVAEAKPNTAERNGNTTTIARTSDGRAITNEAIAREVAAFWTPERMANAVDLDIAKPAGVTESPSRAPKPTGPAGSVAPMRPSVASGADVGIQLNESAVVGKVYFTTPNGGTAQCSASAVGSGKRRLVMTAGHCVHQGGGGQWYGNWQFVPRYRDGARPFGTFVAYQLTARTAWINNSSQDEDMGIAIMHNGGSWGLKVVDTVGGHGMRWNWGYNVSLMTALGYPSNLGGGESQHYCQSGTWHAGGQQIRMWCNMTYGSSGGPWLQEYNDQNGLGFINSVVSHGDNPGNGQFDGPYFDDDIKSLYDFAEGLSPA; translated from the coding sequence CTGGCGCTCGCGCTGGTCGTCACCGCTCCGGCGGTCGCCGAGGCGAAGCCGAACACCGCCGAAAGGAACGGCAACACCACCACCATCGCCCGCACCAGTGACGGTCGTGCGATCACCAACGAGGCGATCGCCAGGGAGGTCGCCGCGTTCTGGACGCCGGAACGGATGGCGAACGCCGTCGACCTCGACATCGCGAAGCCCGCGGGCGTAACCGAATCGCCGAGCCGGGCGCCGAAGCCGACCGGACCGGCGGGCTCGGTCGCGCCGATGCGACCGAGCGTCGCCAGCGGCGCCGACGTCGGCATTCAGCTCAACGAATCAGCGGTCGTCGGCAAGGTCTACTTCACCACCCCCAACGGTGGCACCGCCCAGTGTTCGGCGAGCGCGGTCGGCAGCGGGAAGCGGCGACTGGTCATGACCGCGGGGCACTGCGTGCACCAGGGCGGCGGCGGCCAGTGGTACGGCAACTGGCAGTTCGTGCCGCGGTACCGCGACGGCGCACGGCCGTTCGGCACGTTCGTGGCCTACCAGCTCACGGCCCGCACCGCGTGGATCAACAACAGCAGCCAGGACGAGGACATGGGCATCGCCATCATGCACAACGGCGGCAGCTGGGGCCTGAAGGTCGTCGATACGGTCGGTGGCCACGGCATGCGCTGGAACTGGGGCTACAACGTGTCCCTGATGACGGCCCTCGGCTATCCGTCCAACCTCGGCGGCGGGGAGAGCCAGCACTACTGCCAGAGCGGCACCTGGCACGCCGGCGGCCAGCAGATCCGGATGTGGTGCAACATGACCTACGGTTCCAGCGGCGGTCCCTGGCTTCAGGAATACAACGACCAGAATGGCCTCGGATTCATCAACAGCGTCGTCAGTCACGGCGACAATCCGGGTAACGGCCAATTCGACGGACCGTATTTCGACGATGACATCAAGAGCCTCTACGACTTCGCGGAAGGTCTCTCCCCGGCGTAG
- a CDS encoding helix-turn-helix domain-containing protein, with translation MVIKKTDTVGARIRYWRMRRGGMTQAVLAGLAGVSQSYVSQIESGRKTIDRRSTLVALAAALQVTVADLLGQGTEPGSPARDGAAEWVPAIWSALIEIEDGERRSPTRTRKQLAADIARCDQLRTACHHPTMARMLPGLLLDAAAVGGVLLTQVAYQASTCLRNLGYRHLALNAARVAVSAAYDVQNPAWIGASRFAYAQSLPIESARLAARAADRALTELQARAADVRVRQMLGQLHLSAALTSTVSGRPDDARDHLTEATREAASLGDPPDGAGFNGCGFGPTNVGLWEMTIAAEQGESGRVIELSRKVRPQVLTASIRQQSYWLDLGRALADGGRRDAEALAAFVQAEQAAPVPFVLNPLARDAVVALAQRAKRRAVPDDLRSLAGRMGISLAV, from the coding sequence ATGGTCATCAAGAAGACCGACACCGTTGGCGCGAGAATCCGGTACTGGCGGATGCGCCGTGGGGGCATGACCCAAGCCGTCCTCGCCGGGCTTGCTGGCGTCAGCCAGTCCTACGTGTCGCAGATCGAGTCGGGCCGGAAAACCATCGATCGCCGCTCCACTCTGGTCGCGCTCGCCGCCGCCCTACAGGTCACGGTGGCCGACCTGCTCGGGCAGGGCACGGAACCGGGCAGCCCTGCCCGTGACGGTGCCGCCGAGTGGGTACCGGCGATCTGGTCTGCCCTGATCGAGATCGAGGACGGCGAGCGCCGATCTCCGACCCGTACCAGGAAACAGCTCGCCGCCGACATTGCGCGCTGCGACCAGCTTCGCACCGCGTGCCACCATCCGACGATGGCGCGGATGCTGCCGGGACTGCTGCTGGATGCCGCCGCCGTGGGTGGCGTATTGCTTACCCAGGTGGCCTACCAAGCCTCGACATGCCTGCGGAATCTCGGATATCGACATCTAGCGCTGAACGCGGCCCGGGTTGCCGTGTCGGCCGCTTACGACGTTCAGAATCCAGCGTGGATAGGGGCGTCCAGATTCGCCTACGCCCAAAGTCTGCCGATCGAGTCGGCGCGGCTTGCTGCGAGGGCGGCTGACCGTGCACTGACGGAACTCCAGGCTCGCGCCGCCGACGTCCGTGTCCGGCAGATGCTGGGTCAGCTACACCTTTCCGCCGCGTTGACCTCCACGGTGAGTGGTCGTCCGGATGATGCCCGAGACCACCTGACGGAGGCGACACGCGAGGCTGCGAGCCTCGGAGATCCGCCCGACGGGGCTGGCTTCAACGGTTGCGGATTTGGACCGACCAATGTGGGGCTCTGGGAGATGACCATCGCGGCAGAGCAGGGCGAGTCCGGTCGGGTGATCGAACTATCCCGAAAAGTTCGACCGCAGGTTCTGACGGCATCGATTCGCCAACAGTCGTACTGGCTTGACCTCGGCCGTGCACTGGCGGACGGGGGCCGCCGGGATGCTGAGGCGCTGGCGGCGTTCGTGCAGGCGGAGCAGGCCGCACCGGTGCCGTTCGTGTTGAATCCTCTTGCCAGGGATGCGGTGGTCGCGCTGGCACAGCGGGCGAAGCGCCGCGCCGTCCCGGACGACCTGCGGTCGCTCGCTGGCCGGATGGGCATCAGCCTGGCTGTATAA
- a CDS encoding CHAP domain-containing protein — translation MSRIIVRVLGALGASMLGATLGVLAVTAPAQAASRDGICDAGEFCYYYNSSHAGSISDHTGSLADYGSTQPGCYEFKGAGGGQGLCVKNNAASAWNRTSNTVRVYYNSDYDGSYAYQDFAPGAKTNLNATLKNNNASHQFLSAGATYPAKDDYPYKGQGTGIDPWNFYKGQCTSFAAWALRSRVGVPFHNQYAGQARWGNAKEWVAAAGRAGVPVHNSPKAGDIAVRLGGTYGHVAFVTRVNSNGTFEVDEYNYVSADKYSHRTVSVGTANSQFSKFIRFK, via the coding sequence ATGTCCAGGATCATCGTTCGCGTCCTCGGCGCCCTCGGCGCGAGCATGCTCGGCGCGACCCTCGGCGTCCTCGCGGTCACCGCGCCTGCTCAGGCGGCGTCCCGCGACGGAATCTGCGACGCTGGCGAGTTCTGTTACTACTACAACAGCAGCCACGCGGGCTCGATCTCCGACCACACCGGATCACTGGCCGACTACGGCTCGACCCAGCCGGGCTGCTACGAGTTCAAGGGGGCTGGCGGCGGCCAGGGCCTGTGCGTCAAGAACAACGCCGCTTCCGCGTGGAACCGCACCAGCAACACGGTGCGGGTCTACTACAACAGCGACTACGACGGCTCCTACGCGTACCAGGACTTCGCGCCCGGCGCGAAGACGAACCTGAACGCCACGCTGAAGAACAACAATGCCTCCCACCAGTTTCTCTCCGCCGGGGCGACCTATCCGGCCAAGGACGACTACCCGTACAAGGGCCAGGGCACGGGCATCGACCCCTGGAACTTCTACAAGGGGCAGTGCACCAGTTTCGCGGCCTGGGCGCTGCGGAGCCGGGTCGGCGTGCCCTTCCACAACCAGTACGCGGGTCAGGCACGGTGGGGTAACGCCAAGGAGTGGGTCGCCGCTGCCGGTCGCGCCGGTGTGCCGGTGCACAACAGTCCGAAGGCCGGTGACATCGCGGTCCGGCTGGGCGGCACCTACGGTCACGTCGCCTTCGTCACCAGGGTGAACTCGAACGGCACCTTCGAGGTCGACGAGTACAACTACGTCTCCGCCGACAAGTACAGCCATCGGACGGTGTCGGTGGGAACCGCCAACAGCCAGTTCTCCAAGTTCATCCGCTTCAAGTGA
- a CDS encoding tyrosine-protein phosphatase — MISRTAKTVVTCADVPGVRNFRDAGGVGSLRRGALYRSGALHALSPEGARVLKDLRLRTVIDLRARTEMTERPDRCKGLDVEACHHPVFVEKYWPDDQVALYPYMAEQAGPAVVAVIRRLIAPGALPALIHCASGKDRTGLVIALIQTLLDASEAQITEDFLCSNAALNLTGPPADTVSGHGTRPVTATHLLHAMIWIRSNHGSPSGYLKAYGASDAELEALRTMLT, encoded by the coding sequence ATGATCAGTCGTACGGCCAAGACCGTCGTCACCTGCGCTGACGTGCCCGGGGTGCGGAACTTTCGCGACGCGGGCGGTGTGGGATCGCTACGCCGTGGAGCCCTCTACCGTTCCGGTGCCCTACATGCGCTGTCGCCTGAGGGTGCGCGGGTACTCAAGGATCTTCGGTTACGTACAGTGATCGATTTACGTGCCAGGACAGAGATGACCGAGCGACCGGATCGTTGCAAGGGACTCGACGTCGAAGCCTGCCACCATCCGGTATTCGTCGAGAAGTACTGGCCAGACGATCAGGTGGCGCTGTACCCATACATGGCCGAGCAGGCCGGCCCTGCTGTGGTCGCGGTCATCCGGCGGCTCATCGCTCCGGGTGCCCTGCCCGCCCTCATCCACTGCGCCTCCGGCAAGGACCGCACTGGCCTGGTCATCGCCCTCATCCAGACCCTCCTCGATGCCTCCGAAGCGCAGATCACCGAGGACTTCCTCTGTTCGAACGCCGCGCTGAACCTCACTGGGCCGCCAGCTGACACAGTGAGCGGGCATGGAACCCGTCCTGTCACGGCAACTCATCTGCTCCACGCCATGATCTGGATCCGCAGCAATCACGGCTCCCCCTCCGGCTACCTCAAGGCATACGGCGCCAGCGACGCCGAGTTGGAGGCGCTACGCACGATGCTCACCTGA